In one window of Candidatus Woesearchaeota archaeon DNA:
- a CDS encoding translation initiation factor IF-2 subunit beta (eIF-2B; functions in the early steps of protein synthesis by forming a ternary complex with GTP and initiator tRNA) has protein sequence ASKVNEKIEKYADTFVLCKECGKPETKLSKEASVIIMTCQACGAKHSIRSKI, from the coding sequence GCTTCGAAAGTGAATGAAAAGATTGAGAAATATGCTGATACGTTTGTTCTGTGCAAGGAGTGCGGGAAGCCTGAGACGAAGCTGAGCAAAGAAGCGAGCGTGATTATCATGACGTGCCAGGCGTGCGGGGCTAAGCACTCTATTCGGTCAAAAATTTAA